The following proteins are co-located in the Methylomonas sp. 11b genome:
- a CDS encoding S8 family peptidase, with translation MKLVRLNLFICMLGLLNACASTGDLSRLGDSKTAEERRLLVTFTDRSIDRALPANTLDGYRLRGQYGNSGWSEHIAQELAERHHLQFVAQWPVTTLGVSCVVYEVPDTLPVQEAIAELQQDRDVSSVQQMHSFQVLGKQTPPTPAYSDPYLHLQTGFNALRIADLHLTTTGQGVRIAVIDTGVDTEHPDLKGRIKYSENTAPEPSDHNLADIHGTAVAGVLSAHPNNGIGIAGIAPEAEILAFRACWPEKPNSLAARCNSFTLALALNQAIRMNSDIINLSLSGPEDPLVQQLIEKALAKGIIVVAAVPSQIQAGGFPANIAGVIAVGQEKNGNNQQIAAPGKDILTTVPHQAYDFMNGSSFATPHVAGMAALLLQLHPDWKAADIKRRLGNDASTANLLDSSTALASPERAH, from the coding sequence ATGAAATTAGTGCGCTTAAATCTGTTTATTTGCATGCTCGGGCTGCTTAATGCCTGCGCCAGCACCGGCGATTTATCGCGGCTGGGCGATAGCAAAACTGCGGAAGAACGCCGTCTGCTGGTCACCTTTACCGACCGCAGCATTGATCGCGCCTTGCCGGCCAATACTTTGGACGGGTATCGCTTGCGTGGCCAATACGGCAACTCCGGCTGGAGCGAACATATTGCACAGGAACTTGCCGAGCGCCATCATTTGCAATTCGTCGCCCAATGGCCGGTCACCACATTGGGTGTCAGTTGCGTCGTTTACGAGGTGCCGGACACCCTGCCCGTACAAGAGGCAATCGCAGAATTGCAACAGGACCGGGACGTTTCGTCCGTGCAACAAATGCATAGCTTTCAGGTTCTAGGTAAACAGACACCGCCTACTCCGGCGTATAGCGACCCGTATCTGCATTTACAAACCGGTTTTAACGCCTTGAGGATAGCCGATCTGCACCTTACCACCACCGGCCAAGGCGTGCGGATTGCCGTCATCGATACCGGCGTGGATACCGAACACCCGGACTTGAAAGGTCGAATTAAATACTCGGAAAACACTGCGCCGGAACCCAGCGATCACAATTTGGCCGATATTCACGGTACGGCGGTGGCTGGCGTATTATCCGCCCACCCCAACAACGGCATAGGTATTGCCGGCATCGCCCCCGAAGCCGAAATTTTGGCATTTCGGGCCTGCTGGCCGGAGAAACCCAATTCCTTGGCGGCGCGTTGCAACAGCTTTACCTTGGCATTAGCCTTGAATCAGGCCATTCGCATGAATAGCGATATCATCAATTTGAGCCTGAGCGGCCCCGAAGACCCCTTAGTACAGCAACTGATTGAAAAAGCGCTGGCCAAAGGCATTATTGTGGTCGCGGCTGTACCGAGTCAAATACAAGCCGGTGGTTTTCCGGCCAATATCGCCGGTGTGATAGCCGTTGGCCAGGAAAAGAACGGCAACAACCAGCAAATCGCCGCGCCTGGCAAAGACATTCTGACGACGGTGCCGCACCAAGCCTATGACTTTATGAACGGCAGTTCCTTCGCCACACCGCATGTCGCCGGCATGGCCGCTTTGCTGTTGCAACTGCATCCGGACTGGAAAGCAGCGGACATCAAACGCCGGCTCGGCAACGACGCCTCGACCGCCAATTTGCTCGATTCGAGTACCGCCCTTGCCTCTCCGGAACGCGCGCACTAG